In Candidatus Promineifilum breve, one genomic interval encodes:
- a CDS encoding Uma2 family endonuclease, whose amino-acid sequence MVEALAPPNVAASIIPLVVRFRPLYAMTPDEFFELSLLNPDLKIELTSEGEIVFMSPSGTETGALNAQIILALGRWASEDKSGVFFDSSAGFTLPNKAVRAPDASWVRREKWTALSPRQRQRFAPLCPDFVIEVASPSDRQKDLQAKMDEYIANGAQLGWLILPETRQVMVYRPGQDMQLHSDVDAIAADPELPGFTLDLTAIWQPLG is encoded by the coding sequence ATGGTTGAAGCGTTAGCACCCCCAAACGTTGCCGCATCCATTATCCCACTAGTGGTCAGGTTCCGGCCGCTCTATGCCATGACGCCTGATGAGTTTTTCGAGCTTTCATTATTAAATCCTGATCTTAAAATTGAACTAACAAGTGAAGGGGAGATCGTCTTCATGTCACCATCAGGCACCGAGACTGGGGCACTAAACGCGCAAATCATCCTGGCTCTTGGTCGGTGGGCCAGCGAAGATAAGAGTGGCGTGTTTTTCGACTCCTCGGCCGGGTTTACGCTTCCCAACAAAGCTGTTCGCGCACCCGATGCATCCTGGGTGCGACGGGAGAAATGGACGGCCCTGTCACCAAGACAACGCCAACGCTTTGCCCCCCTTTGCCCTGATTTCGTAATCGAGGTCGCCTCGCCTAGCGATCGCCAGAAGGACCTGCAAGCCAAGATGGATGAATACATCGCCAATGGCGCGCAGCTCGGCTGGCTCATCCTGCCGGAAACGCGCCAGGTCATGGTGTATCGGCCCGGCCAAGATATGCAACTACACAGCGACGTTGACGCGATCGCCGCTGACCCGGAACTGCCCGGCTTCACCCTCGATCTGACCGCCATCTGGCAGCCGCTGGGCTGA
- a CDS encoding DUF2087 domain-containing protein, producing MTTVRKESLSEEQFDQLLRFFQVFSNESRLKLIGHLAGGEKSVGELADVLNLKEPTVSHHLAELKGIGLVSARAEGTMRIYRLETKALETISKDIFARPNLAALVKPSELTEEERILRTWVKDGRIVDIPAQEKKKQILIRWVARQIDPARRWTEREFSEWLSQFNEDYAFLRRYLVDNHYMARENGIYWRTPESDPVL from the coding sequence ATGACCACGGTGAGAAAAGAATCCCTGAGCGAGGAGCAATTCGACCAATTGTTGCGCTTCTTCCAGGTCTTCAGCAACGAGAGCCGCCTGAAGCTCATCGGCCACCTGGCCGGCGGCGAGAAGAGCGTCGGCGAGCTGGCCGATGTGTTGAACCTGAAAGAGCCGACGGTGTCGCACCACCTGGCCGAGTTGAAGGGCATTGGTCTGGTGAGCGCCCGCGCCGAGGGGACGATGCGCATCTACCGGCTGGAGACGAAGGCGCTGGAGACGATCAGCAAGGATATTTTCGCCCGGCCCAATCTGGCGGCGCTGGTGAAGCCCAGCGAACTGACCGAGGAGGAGCGCATCCTCCGCACCTGGGTCAAGGACGGCCGCATCGTCGACATCCCGGCCCAGGAGAAGAAGAAGCAAATCCTCATCCGCTGGGTGGCGCGGCAGATCGACCCGGCGCGGCGCTGGACCGAGCGGGAGTTCAGCGAATGGCTCAGCCAATTTAACGAGGATTATGCCTTTCTGCGGCGCTATCTGGTGGACAACCACTACATGGCCCGCGAGAACGGCATCTATTGGCGCACGCCGGAGAGCGATCCGGTTTTGTAA
- a CDS encoding FFLEELY motif protein, whose amino-acid sequence MSDIPTSSDAAHLLTHLAKARPGHHVQVEGQALPPEIVLLRAFQSRRLATTHADLLTHRRYRPATEFFLTDVYAPRDFSQRDADMQRFYEGVRRVLPERAVAILADVVALSNLTNELDERLARALVDELGVTDSITPQQYAAGYRICDNYDDRLRQIKLIGDIGRGIDRLIHIPFVAIALRLAHGPAVLAGWGELQRYLEHGFAAFKHMKGADEFLTTVDRRETAILDRIFAAHPEPFDLTADR is encoded by the coding sequence ATGAGCGACATCCCCACCTCTTCCGACGCCGCCCACTTATTGACCCACCTGGCCAAGGCGCGCCCCGGCCATCACGTACAGGTTGAAGGCCAGGCGTTGCCGCCGGAGATCGTCCTGCTGCGCGCCTTCCAATCGCGGCGGCTGGCGACGACCCACGCCGACCTGCTGACCCATCGGCGCTATCGCCCGGCGACTGAATTCTTCCTGACCGACGTCTACGCGCCGCGCGATTTCAGTCAGCGCGATGCCGACATGCAGCGCTTCTACGAGGGCGTCCGGCGCGTCTTGCCGGAGCGGGCCGTAGCCATCCTGGCCGACGTGGTTGCCCTGTCCAATCTGACCAATGAACTGGATGAGCGCCTGGCGCGGGCATTGGTCGATGAACTGGGCGTCACCGATAGCATCACCCCCCAGCAATACGCCGCGGGCTACCGTATCTGTGACAATTACGATGACCGGCTGCGGCAAATCAAGCTGATCGGCGACATCGGCCGCGGCATCGACCGGCTGATCCACATCCCGTTTGTCGCCATCGCCCTGCGGCTGGCCCATGGGCCGGCGGTGCTGGCCGGCTGGGGCGAACTGCAACGCTATCTGGAACACGGGTTTGCCGCGTTCAAGCACATGAAAGGCGCGGACGAATTCCTAACGACGGTTGACCGGCGCGAGACGGCCATCCTCGACCGCATCTTTGCCGCCCACCCGGAGCCGTTTGATCTGACCGCCGACCGTTGA
- a CDS encoding NAD-dependent epimerase/dehydratase family protein: MRFLVTGGAGFLGAALANRLVAEGHSVHALDDLSNGDAAHLDTRVLFTHGDVDNVPLLWSLLQDVDCVYHLAARVSVPQSILYPREYERVNVGGTVSLMEAMRDTGVGRVIFTSSGAVYGRQPRQPAREDDPPQPDTPYAVSKWSAEQYIHTIGELWGLETVALRIFNAYGPGQSLPVSHAPVVPRFLQGALTGGSLIVFGDGRQTRDFVFVDDVVVALRAAAEAAGVNRAVINVGRGVETSVADLIAAIERVTGRRVNVITNPQKSGGAPRLVADIGRARALLGFAPSVDLADGLRLTMQRDGRFRAFGPTG, from the coding sequence ATGCGCTTCCTTGTCACCGGCGGGGCCGGATTCCTGGGCGCGGCGCTGGCTAACCGGCTGGTGGCCGAGGGGCACAGCGTTCACGCGCTCGATGACCTGAGCAACGGCGACGCCGCTCATCTGGACACGCGCGTGCTGTTCACCCACGGCGACGTGGACAACGTGCCGCTGCTCTGGTCGCTACTGCAAGATGTGGATTGCGTCTACCATCTGGCGGCGCGCGTCTCCGTTCCGCAATCGATCCTCTACCCGCGCGAATACGAACGGGTCAACGTCGGCGGCACGGTGAGCCTGATGGAGGCCATGCGCGATACCGGCGTGGGCCGGGTCATCTTCACCTCGTCCGGCGCGGTCTATGGCCGGCAGCCGCGCCAGCCGGCGCGCGAGGACGATCCCCCGCAACCCGACACGCCCTATGCCGTCAGCAAATGGTCGGCCGAGCAATACATCCACACCATCGGCGAGCTATGGGGACTGGAGACGGTGGCCCTGCGCATTTTCAACGCCTATGGGCCGGGGCAGAGCCTGCCCGTCTCCCATGCGCCGGTTGTGCCGCGCTTCTTGCAGGGCGCGCTGACCGGCGGCTCGCTCATCGTCTTTGGCGACGGGCGGCAGACGCGCGATTTCGTATTCGTCGATGACGTCGTGGTTGCGTTGCGGGCGGCGGCCGAGGCGGCGGGCGTCAACCGGGCGGTGATCAACGTCGGCCGCGGCGTCGAGACCAGCGTGGCCGACCTCATTGCCGCCATCGAGCGCGTGACCGGCCGGCGCGTCAACGTCATCACCAACCCCCAGAAGTCCGGCGGCGCGCCGCGGCTGGTGGCCGACATCGGCCGGGCGCGGGCCTTGCTGGGGTTCGCGCCCTCGGTCGATCTGGCCGATGGTTTACGCCTGACGATGCAACGAGATGGGCGATTTCGCGCCTTTGGCCCTACAGGGTGA
- a CDS encoding phosphatase PAP2 family protein, with amino-acid sequence MEELYQLSNALAAWLQTAYPQFLGLMTVVSALGSEEAYLVILPAVYWSIDKRLGRQLGYLFLFSTLTNNVAKGLIRQPRPFWIDPDLQLGEVEGFGIPSGHVQNATVLLLLVIARLRRAWLWVAAAVYILLMGLSRFYLGLHFLQDIVGGFFLGLLALSVFVGWQRAFGARFAKRILGRRLLMLVLVPIILGAIYVAVLLIIGPPNSDVAWTAFLPAAVVDAHESVTATVAGLLAFGIGMLLESSRIRFRTDGPLWQRVARYVVGIVVALGIWGGLRAIFPAEPLWLALPLRFLRYFLLLLWVTYFGPWVFVRLRLAQADPDSEVRITL; translated from the coding sequence ATGGAAGAACTATACCAATTGAGCAATGCGTTGGCGGCCTGGCTACAGACGGCCTACCCGCAATTTCTGGGCCTGATGACCGTCGTGTCGGCGCTAGGCTCAGAGGAAGCCTATCTGGTTATTCTTCCGGCCGTCTACTGGAGCATCGACAAGCGACTGGGCCGCCAACTGGGCTATCTCTTCCTCTTCTCCACATTGACCAACAACGTCGCAAAGGGCCTTATCCGCCAGCCCCGGCCGTTCTGGATCGATCCCGACTTGCAGTTGGGCGAGGTCGAGGGGTTCGGCATCCCCAGCGGCCACGTGCAGAACGCCACGGTTCTATTGCTGCTGGTGATCGCGCGGCTGCGGCGGGCTTGGTTGTGGGTGGCGGCGGCCGTCTACATCCTGCTCATGGGCCTGAGTCGCTTCTATCTGGGCCTTCACTTCCTCCAGGACATCGTTGGCGGCTTCTTCCTGGGTCTGCTGGCGCTGAGCGTGTTTGTGGGCTGGCAGCGGGCGTTTGGGGCGCGCTTCGCCAAGCGCATCCTGGGCCGGCGGCTGCTGATGCTGGTCCTGGTGCCTATCATACTGGGAGCGATCTACGTCGCCGTCTTGCTAATCATCGGCCCGCCCAACAGTGACGTCGCCTGGACCGCGTTCCTGCCAGCCGCCGTGGTGGATGCCCACGAGAGCGTCACCGCGACCGTGGCGGGGCTATTGGCCTTCGGCATCGGCATGCTCCTGGAGAGCAGCCGCATTCGCTTTCGCACCGATGGGCCGCTGTGGCAGCGCGTCGCCCGCTACGTGGTGGGCATCGTCGTGGCGCTGGGCATCTGGGGCGGGCTGCGGGCCATCTTCCCGGCCGAGCCGTTGTGGTTGGCCCTGCCGTTGCGCTTTTTGCGCTATTTCCTGCTGCTGCTGTGGGTCACTTACTTTGGGCCGTGGGTGTTCGTGCGCCTGCGGCTGGCCCAGGCCGACCCGGACTCCGAGGTACGCATCACCCTGTAG
- a CDS encoding response regulator transcription factor, protein MSSTILVVEDEERIRQFLQRGLGFEGYRVEAAADGPSALELARDNPPDLVLLDLMLPGMDGLEVCRRLRAVSDVPILMLTAKEAIDDRVAGLDAGADDYLVKPFAFDELMARVRALLRRAQPAQPQVFRFADLELDTGTRQGRRGGATFDLTAKEYELLELFMRHPRQVLTRDVIFDHVWNYDFGGESNIIEVYVRYLRQKTEQGDMARLIHTVRGIGYVLREES, encoded by the coding sequence ATGTCGTCTACTATTTTGGTCGTCGAGGATGAAGAGCGAATTCGTCAATTCTTGCAGCGCGGGTTGGGTTTCGAGGGCTATCGCGTCGAGGCCGCGGCCGATGGGCCGTCCGCTCTGGAGTTGGCCCGCGACAATCCGCCCGACCTGGTTCTGCTCGATTTAATGCTGCCCGGTATGGACGGGCTGGAAGTGTGTCGCCGGCTGCGCGCCGTCAGCGACGTGCCCATCCTGATGCTGACGGCCAAGGAAGCGATTGACGATCGCGTGGCCGGGCTGGATGCCGGCGCCGATGATTATCTGGTGAAGCCCTTCGCCTTCGACGAGTTGATGGCCCGCGTCCGCGCTCTGCTGCGGCGCGCCCAACCGGCCCAGCCGCAGGTGTTCCGCTTTGCCGATCTGGAACTGGACACCGGCACGCGCCAGGGGCGGCGCGGCGGGGCCACCTTTGATCTGACGGCCAAGGAGTATGAGCTGCTGGAGCTGTTCATGCGCCACCCGCGCCAGGTATTGACCCGCGACGTGATCTTCGACCACGTCTGGAACTACGATTTCGGCGGCGAAAGCAACATCATCGAGGTCTACGTGCGCTATCTGCGCCAGAAAACCGAGCAAGGCGACATGGCGCGCCTCATCCACACTGTGCGGGGAATCGGCTACGTCCTTCGCGAGGAGTCATAG
- a CDS encoding sensor histidine kinase, whose translation MSIHTRLLLVYAVFFGFVFGLTSLVIYTFPRTQLLAQVDADLYSLASELMTGNVTVGAGGIIRMPLPDDLATLQTASTFVIIANREGEIVVQSSNLSGFNDVLDPESLGTEEVYRLVPRDTTLLRVLTVPMFDNAGQPIGHIQVARLLDNFEIYNRVLIRALVFSALAAVASLLLLAILTSTLFRPLEDIATVARQITRADDLSRRVPHSNRTDEIGDLARAFNQTLERLDRLFSSQQRFLADVSHELRTPLTSVRGNLDLMSRFGRYDAESMAVIQDEMERMSRLLGDLLLLARADTGGLPLRHQPVELDNVLFEVYRQVSRIEKSVTVELTDVDQASILGDEDRLKQLLLNLVDNGIKYTQPGGAVRLSLAKDNAWAQLTVSDTGIGIPAEDLPHIFDRFYRVDKARGRAQGGSGLGLAIVKWIVQAHGGGIQVDSTPGQGTTFRVSLPLYQRPSLPSGHNGETDGPEMKTRPGLRNRALPGTARRGQPLGEKGESG comes from the coding sequence TTGTCCATTCATACCCGCTTGCTGTTGGTCTATGCGGTGTTCTTCGGCTTCGTCTTCGGCCTGACGTCGCTGGTCATCTATACCTTTCCGCGCACCCAGCTGCTGGCACAAGTGGACGCCGATCTCTACTCGCTGGCCTCCGAGCTGATGACCGGCAACGTCACCGTCGGGGCGGGCGGCATCATCCGTATGCCCCTGCCCGATGACCTGGCGACGCTACAGACTGCCTCGACGTTCGTCATCATTGCCAACCGCGAGGGGGAAATCGTCGTCCAGTCCAGCAATTTGTCCGGCTTCAACGACGTACTCGACCCGGAGAGCCTGGGCACGGAGGAAGTGTACCGCCTGGTGCCGCGTGACACGACCCTGTTGCGCGTCCTGACCGTACCCATGTTCGACAACGCGGGACAGCCCATCGGCCACATCCAGGTGGCGCGGCTACTCGATAATTTCGAGATTTATAACCGCGTACTCATTAGGGCGCTGGTGTTCAGCGCGCTGGCCGCCGTCGCCTCGCTCCTCCTGCTGGCTATCCTGACTTCCACCCTGTTTCGGCCGCTGGAAGACATCGCCACCGTTGCCCGCCAGATCACCCGCGCCGACGACCTGAGCCGGCGCGTGCCCCATAGCAACCGCACCGACGAGATCGGCGATCTGGCGCGGGCTTTCAACCAGACGCTCGAACGGCTGGATCGCCTCTTCTCCAGCCAACAGCGCTTTCTGGCCGACGTATCCCACGAATTGCGCACCCCGCTGACCAGCGTGCGCGGCAATCTGGACCTGATGAGCCGCTTCGGCCGCTACGATGCCGAGTCGATGGCCGTCATCCAGGATGAGATGGAGCGGATGAGCCGCCTGCTGGGCGATCTGCTGCTGCTGGCGCGGGCCGATACCGGCGGCCTGCCCCTGCGCCACCAGCCGGTCGAATTGGACAACGTCCTGTTCGAGGTCTATCGCCAGGTCAGCCGCATCGAGAAGTCGGTCACCGTCGAGTTGACCGACGTTGACCAGGCGTCCATCCTGGGCGACGAGGACCGCCTGAAACAATTGCTGCTCAATCTGGTGGATAACGGCATCAAATACACCCAGCCGGGCGGGGCCGTGCGCCTGAGTCTGGCCAAGGATAATGCCTGGGCGCAGTTGACCGTCAGTGACACCGGCATCGGCATCCCCGCCGAAGACCTGCCGCACATTTTCGACCGCTTCTACCGGGTGGACAAGGCCCGCGGCCGGGCGCAGGGCGGCTCGGGGTTGGGGCTGGCGATTGTCAAGTGGATCGTGCAGGCCCACGGCGGCGGCATCCAGGTGGACAGCACGCCCGGCCAGGGCACGACGTTCCGTGTCTCGCTGCCGCTCTATCAGCGACCCAGCCTGCCGAGCGGCCACAACGGCGAGACGGACGGCCCGGAGATGAAAACCCGGCCGGGGTTGCGCAACCGCGCCCTGCCGGGCACGGCGCGCCGCGGCCAGCCGCTGGGCGAGAAAGGGGAATCGGGCTGA
- a CDS encoding PspC domain-containing protein, translating into MQQSRMVRSETDRMIAGVCGGLAAYLGVDPVLVRLAFVILFLASGIGLAIYAILWIVVPTPSRVQPEIRLVDEMNDDPSALKTRFSPAATVGVLLILFGAFFLLSQIGGLPGYIWPIILIGAGVFYLLRRAR; encoded by the coding sequence ATGCAACAATCAAGAATGGTGCGCAGCGAAACAGACCGGATGATCGCCGGGGTATGCGGCGGATTGGCTGCCTATCTGGGGGTCGATCCCGTTCTGGTGCGCCTGGCATTTGTCATCCTGTTCCTGGCCAGCGGAATCGGTTTAGCCATTTATGCCATCCTGTGGATCGTCGTGCCCACGCCGTCGCGCGTCCAGCCCGAAATTCGGCTGGTGGACGAAATGAATGATGATCCCTCGGCTCTCAAGACGCGGTTCAGTCCGGCGGCCACTGTGGGCGTGCTGCTCATCCTGTTCGGCGCCTTCTTTCTGCTGAGCCAGATCGGCGGCCTGCCCGGCTACATCTGGCCGATCATCCTGATCGGCGCGGGCGTGTTCTACCTGCTGCGGCGCGCGCGCTAA
- a CDS encoding NUDIX hydrolase: MNNDYKEEIARLMRRPPLNRLIGLGVRLVVPRQRVGVALVTFNANEEILLLRHVFHTSNPWGLPGGWLARNEAPDDALRREMREELGLGVTLGPLLQIAHESYPPHLVVAYLGRLAPGPMRLNGEILEARWFGLDRLPRPLWPFAERAIVAGLALWRANPAATRPMEAQPV; encoded by the coding sequence TTGAACAACGATTATAAAGAAGAAATCGCGCGCCTGATGCGTCGCCCGCCACTCAATCGGCTCATCGGCCTGGGCGTGCGGTTGGTCGTCCCCCGCCAGCGGGTCGGGGTGGCGCTGGTCACATTCAACGCCAACGAGGAAATTTTGTTGCTTCGCCACGTGTTTCATACTTCAAATCCCTGGGGGCTACCGGGCGGCTGGCTGGCTCGCAATGAAGCGCCCGACGATGCGCTGCGTCGCGAGATGCGCGAGGAACTTGGCCTGGGCGTCACGCTCGGCCCGCTGCTCCAGATCGCCCACGAGAGCTATCCGCCCCATCTGGTCGTGGCCTATTTGGGGCGTCTGGCCCCCGGCCCCATGCGCCTCAACGGTGAAATCCTCGAAGCCCGCTGGTTTGGGTTGGATCGGCTGCCGCGCCCCCTCTGGCCCTTCGCCGAACGGGCCATTGTCGCCGGCCTGGCCCTCTGGCGCGCTAATCCGGCCGCCACGCGGCCGATGGAGGCGCAACCGGTATGA
- a CDS encoding serine hydrolase, whose amino-acid sequence MNRNSSPGLGQWITVSLMVAVSLFLLYKLYQYAGTRANFPTGLTVGGVNIGQMTPEEATAALTERYIDAPVTIFHEEDTFELMPSQAEFVLDFDAMLSKADEQRKGQDFWSGFWGFLWGRPIEVSPVPLVAHHNIESLRNVLEEIKSVVDLPAQPPQPIPGSMTFQYGTAGTETDIEASFADIEAAFYRPSLREARLIVAPKEPERPNINLLARLLVNRLQVFEQDTGGMAGIFIMDLNSGEEVNINSDVPVTAIDLMKLPIVLETYHMLDQLPSLSHRQLISDTLVVKPENTAANELLAVIGGEEGAYVGAERVTATLQRLGLVNSFILAPYDAAMPAGTQTPETPANSVEALRTVPSATMQTTAEDIGTLLSMLYYCATGQGGALVAAFPANDWQRECLEMLDYMERNKIGSLIEDGVPAETTIAHRHGWTGDTHVDAGIIFSPGGDYVIVEIMYKPEWLEWELSAPLIADVSRAAYNYFNLDNPFVDEANAANN is encoded by the coding sequence ATGAACCGCAACTCATCCCCCGGTCTGGGCCAATGGATCACCGTCTCGCTCATGGTGGCGGTGTCGCTGTTCCTGCTCTATAAGCTGTACCAATATGCCGGCACACGGGCCAACTTCCCGACCGGCCTGACCGTCGGCGGCGTCAACATCGGCCAGATGACGCCCGAGGAAGCCACGGCCGCCCTGACCGAGCGCTACATCGACGCCCCGGTGACGATCTTCCACGAAGAAGATACCTTCGAGCTGATGCCCAGCCAGGCGGAATTCGTCCTCGATTTCGACGCCATGCTGAGCAAGGCCGACGAGCAGCGCAAGGGACAGGACTTTTGGTCCGGCTTCTGGGGGTTTCTCTGGGGCCGGCCGATTGAGGTCAGCCCCGTACCCCTAGTGGCCCACCACAATATCGAATCGTTGCGCAACGTCCTGGAAGAGATCAAGAGCGTCGTCGATTTGCCGGCCCAGCCGCCGCAGCCCATCCCCGGCAGCATGACCTTCCAGTATGGCACAGCCGGCACCGAAACCGACATCGAGGCCAGCTTTGCCGACATCGAGGCCGCTTTCTATCGGCCCAGTCTGCGCGAGGCGCGGCTCATCGTGGCCCCCAAGGAGCCGGAGCGGCCGAATATCAATCTGCTGGCCCGCCTGCTGGTCAATCGCCTGCAAGTATTCGAGCAGGACACCGGCGGCATGGCCGGCATCTTCATCATGGATTTGAACAGCGGCGAAGAGGTCAACATCAACAGCGACGTGCCGGTCACGGCCATCGACCTGATGAAGCTGCCCATCGTGCTGGAGACTTACCACATGCTCGATCAATTGCCGAGCCTCTCCCACCGGCAACTGATCTCCGATACCCTGGTCGTGAAGCCGGAGAACACCGCCGCCAACGAACTGCTGGCCGTCATCGGCGGCGAGGAAGGCGCCTACGTGGGCGCGGAGCGGGTGACGGCCACCTTGCAACGGCTGGGGCTGGTCAATTCCTTCATCCTGGCTCCCTACGACGCGGCCATGCCCGCCGGCACGCAGACGCCGGAGACGCCGGCCAACTCGGTCGAGGCGCTGCGCACCGTCCCCAGCGCCACCATGCAGACCACGGCCGAGGACATCGGCACGCTGTTGTCGATGCTCTACTACTGCGCCACCGGCCAGGGCGGGGCGCTGGTGGCCGCTTTCCCGGCCAACGATTGGCAGCGCGAATGTCTGGAGATGCTCGACTACATGGAGCGCAACAAGATCGGCAGCCTGATCGAGGACGGCGTGCCGGCCGAGACGACCATCGCCCACCGCCACGGTTGGACGGGTGACACCCACGTTGACGCGGGCATCATCTTCAGCCCCGGCGGCGACTATGTGATCGTCGAGATCATGTACAAGCCCGAATGGCTGGAGTGGGAGCTGAGCGCGCCGCTCATCGCCGACGTCTCCCGCGCCGCCTATAACTACTTCAATCTCGACAATCCTTTTGTGGATGAGGCCAACGCGGCCAATAACTAG
- a CDS encoding serine hydrolase, with protein MLRVLRRILLFTLLFVGAAFLLYQGFLFWRALDKLPPTTTIAGVAVGGLTPDAARDAVNDRYLSPVVVYNGEERAAELMPADAGFTIDTEGMLAQARAEWEKQEMWLRYVEFVVGISPQPIIIPIRARHDDAALAGQLDTIADFIDSPARGPQLLADTGEIQPGQSGLVTDRAASLHHLRSALYSPTDRQASLTLIEQPAPEWDIQVLQDAIENQLSAFEGFASVFILDLQTGEEVSINSDVAVSALSILKIAIFVEAYRALDAPPNEYEQELFLSTATASSNHSANLLLHVIAGEDNTYEGAEVLTAEMRRMGMLNSFMAIPYDATEVPSRPSTYSTPANANPSIDTRPDTSMQTTAEDIGGLLAMIYYCAQGEGGLLAVYPGEITQEECQAIVDLMIQNVEGNLIRFGVPDGVAVSHKHGWSFNEHGDAGIVYSPGGDFVIYTLLAQPESDWLSSEYSFPILREIARASYNYFNRENPYEGRAMDDLEELEEIRAGGN; from the coding sequence ATGTTACGGGTTCTGCGGCGCATCCTGCTGTTTACGCTCCTCTTCGTGGGGGCGGCCTTCCTGCTCTATCAGGGCTTCCTCTTCTGGCGCGCCCTCGATAAGCTGCCGCCGACGACCACGATCGCCGGGGTGGCCGTGGGCGGCCTGACGCCCGATGCCGCCCGCGATGCCGTCAATGACCGTTACCTGTCGCCGGTTGTCGTCTATAACGGCGAGGAGCGCGCCGCCGAATTGATGCCGGCCGACGCCGGGTTCACCATCGATACCGAAGGCATGTTGGCCCAGGCGCGGGCTGAGTGGGAAAAGCAGGAGATGTGGCTGCGCTACGTCGAGTTTGTCGTCGGCATCTCCCCCCAGCCCATCATCATCCCCATCCGCGCCCGCCACGACGACGCGGCGCTGGCCGGCCAACTGGATACCATCGCCGACTTCATCGACAGCCCGGCCCGCGGCCCGCAACTGCTGGCCGACACCGGTGAAATACAGCCCGGCCAATCCGGTCTGGTGACCGACCGCGCCGCCAGCCTCCACCACCTGCGCTCCGCCCTCTATAGCCCCACCGATCGGCAGGCCAGCCTGACGCTCATCGAGCAGCCCGCGCCGGAGTGGGACATCCAGGTCTTGCAGGACGCCATCGAGAACCAGTTGTCGGCGTTCGAGGGCTTTGCCTCGGTGTTCATCCTCGACTTGCAGACCGGCGAGGAAGTGAGCATCAACTCCGACGTGGCCGTGTCGGCCCTCAGCATCCTGAAGATCGCCATCTTCGTCGAGGCTTACCGGGCGCTGGACGCCCCGCCCAACGAGTACGAGCAGGAGCTTTTCCTCAGCACGGCCACGGCCAGCAGCAACCACAGCGCCAATCTGTTGCTGCACGTGATCGCCGGCGAGGATAACACCTATGAAGGGGCGGAGGTATTGACGGCCGAGATGCGCCGCATGGGCATGTTGAACAGCTTCATGGCGATTCCCTACGACGCCACCGAAGTGCCATCGCGCCCCAGTACCTACTCGACGCCGGCCAACGCCAACCCGTCCATCGATACGCGACCCGATACATCGATGCAGACCACGGCCGAGGACATCGGCGGCCTGCTGGCGATGATCTACTATTGCGCCCAGGGCGAGGGCGGGCTGCTGGCCGTCTATCCGGGCGAGATTACCCAGGAAGAGTGCCAGGCCATCGTCGATCTGATGATCCAGAACGTGGAGGGCAATCTCATCCGCTTCGGCGTGCCCGACGGCGTGGCCGTGTCCCATAAGCACGGCTGGAGCTTCAACGAGCATGGCGACGCCGGTATCGTCTATTCGCCCGGCGGCGATTTCGTCATCTACACCCTGCTGGCCCAGCCCGAAAGTGACTGGCTGTCGTCGGAATACAGTTTCCCCATCCTGCGCGAGATCGCCCGCGCCTCCTACAACTACTTCAACCGCGAGAATCCCTATGAGGGGCGGGCGATGGATGATCTGGAGGAGTTGGAGGAGATTCGGGCGGGGGGGAATTGA
- a CDS encoding acyl-CoA-binding protein gives MTTLQDQFDAAAQTAMNLPTRPDNETMLRLYALFKQAKSGDATGNRPGMFDMVGRAKYDAWAGLKGMAPEAAMQAYVDLVTSLNN, from the coding sequence ATGACCACACTCCAAGACCAATTTGATGCCGCTGCCCAGACGGCCATGAACCTGCCCACGCGGCCCGACAATGAGACGATGCTGCGGCTCTATGCCCTGTTCAAGCAAGCCAAGAGCGGCGACGCCACCGGCAACCGGCCGGGCATGTTCGATATGGTCGGCCGGGCCAAGTATGATGCCTGGGCCGGGCTGAAGGGCATGGCCCCGGAAGCGGCCATGCAGGCTTACGTCGATCTGGTTACCTCGCTCAACAACTGA